The following coding sequences lie in one Flagellimonas eckloniae genomic window:
- a CDS encoding sulfotransferase family protein — protein sequence MKKNLLHYGLQRSGTNFMETLLLKNFRINFLNSNLDRSHPIQKHFRLYDEKHLMPDPQYNNNLTYKNFQEYIDSLGSVPHIDGVIVVSKDPYSWLTSYKKWGAKCNWPKVDHHYAEEYNLFYKKWIEFSKEDSRILFVKYLDLLTAPAEQLVKIENELELKKNWISKIKGIQSSLKKVSHSSAFTSNRLDYYLNKEYLEDYTQGELDEINQKIEPEIFETLGYQISTKK from the coding sequence ATGAAAAAAAACCTATTGCATTATGGATTGCAACGAAGTGGTACTAATTTCATGGAAACCCTGTTGCTGAAGAATTTTAGAATAAATTTTCTCAACAGTAATTTAGATAGGTCACATCCAATTCAGAAGCATTTTAGACTTTATGATGAAAAGCACTTAATGCCAGATCCCCAGTACAATAACAATCTAACATATAAAAATTTCCAGGAATATATAGATTCCTTGGGTTCTGTTCCCCATATAGATGGGGTAATAGTCGTTTCCAAAGATCCGTATAGCTGGTTGACCAGTTATAAAAAATGGGGTGCAAAATGCAATTGGCCCAAAGTTGATCACCACTATGCAGAGGAATACAATCTGTTTTATAAAAAATGGATTGAATTTTCAAAGGAAGATAGCAGAATACTATTTGTAAAGTATCTGGACCTACTCACCGCCCCTGCGGAGCAGTTGGTGAAAATTGAAAATGAATTAGAACTTAAAAAAAATTGGATCTCCAAAATTAAGGGTATACAGAGTTCATTGAAAAAAGTTTCCCATTCATCGGCCTTTACATCCAATCGGTTGGACTATTACTTAAACAAAGAATATCTTGAAGACTATACACAGGGCGAATTGGATGAGATCAATCAGAAAATTGAACCTGAGATTTTTGAAACCCTTGGTTATCAGATATCCACAAAAAAATAA
- a CDS encoding sulfotransferase domain-containing protein — MKLDFVIIGGQKCGSTYIQNVIDNHPEINMVEKESPHFEDPDYANNGLARLKKKLDNLDQSKILGIKRPNYLGKPEVADRIHQLNPKMKLIAILRNPLDRFKSAYFHQMSYGVGPVLPLNTGALRLLNGDLKEQYPRTSEVLDFGLYSKHLEKYTSMFGENLLTLTFDELKHDNLAVIKKCYHFLGVDDSYIPHQILDKRPMKVNYSLQSARFLTLRNRFRFDYNKDKTRIYQKKKTFGDRLCIKSIEFFNDLVFIKILKQKKKPKFTNEIRERLIRWYLQDIELLEQIINKDLSAWKS, encoded by the coding sequence ATGAAACTAGATTTTGTAATTATCGGAGGGCAGAAATGTGGGTCCACATACATTCAAAATGTTATAGACAACCACCCAGAAATAAATATGGTTGAGAAAGAAAGTCCACATTTTGAAGACCCCGACTATGCAAATAATGGATTGGCAAGGCTTAAAAAAAAGCTGGATAATCTTGACCAAAGTAAAATTTTGGGAATAAAAAGACCCAACTATCTAGGAAAACCGGAGGTGGCAGATAGAATCCATCAACTAAATCCAAAAATGAAACTTATCGCCATCCTGCGTAATCCACTTGATCGCTTTAAATCTGCCTACTTTCATCAAATGAGTTATGGCGTAGGACCAGTCTTACCTCTTAACACAGGGGCTTTAAGGCTATTGAATGGAGACTTAAAGGAACAGTACCCACGTACATCCGAAGTACTAGATTTTGGATTATATTCAAAACATCTGGAAAAATATACAAGCATGTTCGGTGAAAACTTGTTAACGCTTACCTTTGACGAATTAAAACATGACAATTTAGCTGTGATAAAAAAGTGCTACCACTTTTTAGGCGTTGATGATTCGTATATTCCCCACCAAATTTTGGACAAAAGGCCCATGAAGGTCAACTATTCTCTGCAGAGTGCACGGTTTTTAACGCTAAGGAATAGATTTCGTTTTGATTACAATAAGGATAAAACACGTATTTACCAAAAAAAGAAGACTTTTGGGGATAGGCTATGTATAAAATCAATAGAGTTTTTCAATGACCTCGTATTTATCAAAATATTGAAACAAAAAAAGAAACCAAAATTTACCAATGAAATACGTGAAAGACTGATTCGTTGGTATTTACAGGATATTGAACTTTTAGAGCAAATTATTAATAAGGATCTGTCCGCATGGAAAAGCTAA
- the gmd gene encoding GDP-mannose 4,6-dehydratase has protein sequence MKKALITGVTGQDGAYLSEFLLKKGYEVHGLKRRSSLFNTDRIDHLYQDPHVENRNFILHYGDMTDSTNLIRLIQEIQPDEIYNLAAMSHVHVSFEIPEYTGNADGLGTLRILDAVRLLGLEKKTRIYQASTSELYGKVQEVPQSETTPFYPRSPYAVAKMYAYWITVNYREAYNMFACNGILFNHESPIRGETFVTRKITRATARIALGLQDKFYLGNLDAKRDWGHAKDYVRMMWMILQAEEAEDWVIATGKTTTVRDFVKMSFAHAGIELEFKGEGVNETARVKACNNSEYQIEIGKEILAVDAKYYRPTEVELLIGDSSKAHKKLGWKTEYDLNDLVEDMVQSDLKLMQKEQYLKKGGYRILNYYE, from the coding sequence ATGAAAAAGGCACTAATCACTGGGGTAACCGGACAAGATGGAGCATATTTGAGTGAGTTTTTACTAAAAAAAGGATATGAAGTCCATGGATTGAAGAGAAGGTCCTCCCTTTTCAATACCGATCGGATTGATCACCTATATCAGGACCCACATGTAGAAAACAGAAACTTCATTTTGCATTATGGGGACATGACCGATAGTACCAATCTCATACGTCTTATACAAGAAATACAACCAGATGAGATATACAACTTGGCGGCAATGAGTCATGTTCATGTTTCGTTTGAGATACCCGAGTATACCGGTAACGCCGATGGTTTGGGTACCTTGCGGATTTTAGATGCCGTTCGCTTATTGGGATTGGAAAAGAAAACTAGAATTTATCAAGCATCAACATCCGAACTATACGGCAAAGTGCAGGAAGTTCCCCAGAGCGAAACCACCCCATTTTATCCAAGAAGCCCCTATGCCGTTGCCAAAATGTACGCCTACTGGATAACAGTCAATTATAGGGAGGCCTATAACATGTTCGCATGCAATGGAATCCTTTTCAACCATGAGTCCCCAATTCGTGGGGAAACCTTTGTCACAAGAAAAATTACCAGGGCCACGGCTAGAATAGCATTAGGACTCCAGGATAAATTCTATTTGGGAAATTTGGATGCCAAGAGAGATTGGGGGCATGCAAAGGACTATGTTAGGATGATGTGGATGATCTTACAGGCAGAGGAGGCCGAAGATTGGGTAATAGCAACCGGAAAGACAACGACAGTAAGAGATTTTGTGAAAATGAGCTTTGCACATGCGGGCATTGAACTTGAGTTTAAAGGCGAAGGTGTAAATGAAACGGCCCGTGTGAAAGCATGCAACAATTCGGAGTACCAGATTGAAATTGGGAAAGAGATCCTTGCGGTGGATGCAAAATACTACAGACCCACTGAGGTGGAACTACTGATTGGTGATTCTTCCAAGGCCCATAAAAAATTGGGATGGAAAACAGAGTACGACTTAAATGACCTCGTTGAGGATATGGTTCAAAGTGACCTCAAACTCATGCAAAAAGAGCAGTATTTGAAAAAAGGAGGGTACCGAATATTAAATTACTACGAATAA
- a CDS encoding GDP-L-fucose synthase family protein, translated as MEPGSKIYVAGHRGLVGSAILKGLKKRGYKNLLLKTRSELDLSDSEMVRQFFEEQKPDYVFLAAAKVGGIVANNTYRADFIHENLMIQNNVIHYSYLNKVKKLLFLGSTCIYPKNCPQPMKEEYLLTDTLEYTNEPYAIAKIAGIKTCESYNLQYGTNFISVMPTNLYGPNDNFDLEKSHVLPALIRKMHLGKALENDNWELIKKDIGALPIEGIDQNSEEVEILEKLSKFGISKKGGKVQVEIWGSGKPMREFLWSEDMADACIFIMERLNFKDTYPSDTPEIRNTHINIGTGEDISIFDLANLIKDKIGFTGNLFYNDQKPDGTLKKLTDVSKLNALGWKHTMDLPNGIEQIYDWYQKS; from the coding sequence ATGGAACCTGGTTCTAAAATATATGTTGCCGGACATCGGGGTCTTGTTGGGAGTGCCATCCTCAAGGGGCTCAAGAAAAGGGGCTACAAAAATTTACTGCTAAAAACACGTTCTGAACTGGATTTATCCGATAGTGAAATGGTACGCCAGTTTTTTGAAGAACAAAAACCTGATTACGTGTTTTTGGCGGCCGCCAAGGTTGGAGGCATAGTGGCCAACAATACCTATCGCGCAGATTTTATTCATGAAAATTTAATGATACAGAACAATGTCATTCACTATTCTTACTTAAACAAGGTAAAAAAACTTTTGTTTTTGGGAAGCACGTGTATTTATCCAAAAAATTGTCCCCAACCCATGAAAGAGGAATACCTCCTTACGGATACCCTTGAGTATACGAACGAGCCCTATGCAATTGCCAAAATAGCCGGAATAAAGACTTGTGAAAGTTACAACCTGCAATATGGAACCAACTTCATATCAGTAATGCCCACCAATCTGTATGGCCCAAATGATAATTTTGACCTTGAAAAATCGCATGTACTACCCGCTCTAATCCGAAAGATGCACTTGGGGAAAGCCTTGGAAAATGATAACTGGGAGTTGATAAAAAAAGACATTGGCGCCTTGCCCATAGAGGGAATTGACCAAAATTCGGAGGAAGTGGAGATTCTTGAAAAGCTGTCCAAATTCGGTATATCCAAGAAAGGTGGAAAAGTACAGGTTGAAATTTGGGGAAGTGGTAAACCCATGAGGGAGTTCCTATGGTCCGAAGATATGGCCGATGCCTGTATTTTTATAATGGAACGTTTGAATTTCAAGGATACATACCCAAGTGATACCCCGGAAATAAGAAATACACATATTAACATTGGCACCGGTGAGGATATTTCAATTTTTGACCTGGCAAATCTAATTAAAGATAAAATAGGATTTACTGGAAATTTGTTCTACAATGATCAAAAACCTGACGGGACCTTAAAAAAATTGACAGATGTAAGCAAGCTCAACGCCCTTGGCTGGAAACATACCATGGACCTTCCAAACGGGATAGAACAAATTTATGACTGGTACCAAAAATCCTAA
- a CDS encoding lipopolysaccharide biosynthesis protein has translation MSLGDKIFSGMAWSAIERISIQTVQFAIGIILARILTPTEYGIIGILTVFIVISEVFIESGFSQALIQKQDRTPEDISTVFLFNILISIFFYCILWFVSPLVANFYEIDQLTQLLRVLAVTLLLNACFAVPSTLFTIKLDFKSLTKFNLTSVLISGAVAIYMAYSGYGVWALVWQTIIRSGTKSILIWFFLKWRPSLVFSKSSFKKLFSFGSNILISSLLNAVVNNIYSLLIGKYTTTQDLGYYTRGTQFTSFIQKIIKSMLGRVLLPGLSQVQDQREVLIAYYRKIIRATSVIVVPVFLLLAIVAEPLILTLLTEKWLKAVPIMQIFCFARMITLISGVNVNLLFVIGRTDLSLRQLIVKLAIRIVFFIFALKYGIIYIALAELVSTIIHFYVNTYYPGKIMSYGPFSQFKDIAPIALSGLIMGGLTFSILFFIDSNLIKLVVAPIVALPIYAMFIKAFKIEESSIMVKKTKGFFKNK, from the coding sequence ATGAGTCTAGGGGATAAAATCTTTAGTGGAATGGCATGGAGTGCAATTGAGCGTATCTCCATACAAACCGTTCAGTTTGCAATAGGAATAATCCTTGCTCGTATTCTCACTCCAACGGAATATGGAATCATTGGTATACTTACCGTTTTTATAGTTATATCGGAAGTTTTCATAGAAAGTGGTTTCTCGCAAGCCCTGATACAAAAACAGGATCGTACCCCTGAGGATATTTCCACGGTATTTTTATTCAATATCCTAATCAGTATTTTCTTCTATTGTATTCTCTGGTTTGTTTCCCCGCTGGTAGCCAATTTTTATGAGATTGACCAACTTACACAACTGCTTAGGGTTCTGGCGGTAACATTGTTGTTAAATGCATGTTTTGCGGTACCATCAACACTTTTTACCATAAAGTTGGACTTTAAATCGTTGACAAAGTTTAACCTAACCTCTGTGCTAATCTCTGGTGCAGTTGCCATATACATGGCTTATTCCGGATACGGTGTGTGGGCTTTGGTATGGCAAACAATCATCAGGTCGGGAACCAAATCAATTTTAATTTGGTTTTTCCTTAAATGGAGACCTAGCTTGGTCTTTTCCAAATCATCATTTAAAAAATTGTTCTCATTTGGATCCAACATATTGATATCATCGTTGTTAAATGCTGTAGTGAACAATATTTACTCTCTTTTAATTGGTAAATATACCACCACTCAAGATTTGGGTTATTATACTCGTGGAACCCAGTTTACATCATTCATTCAAAAAATAATCAAATCAATGTTGGGAAGGGTCTTGTTGCCAGGTTTATCCCAAGTACAGGACCAAAGGGAAGTATTGATAGCTTATTATCGGAAAATTATTAGGGCAACATCAGTAATTGTAGTTCCTGTTTTTTTATTGTTGGCCATTGTTGCAGAACCTCTCATTCTTACCCTTTTAACAGAAAAATGGCTCAAGGCTGTCCCAATTATGCAAATTTTTTGTTTTGCCCGTATGATTACCCTCATATCTGGTGTTAATGTAAACCTGCTATTTGTAATTGGTAGAACAGACCTATCGCTAAGACAGTTAATAGTAAAACTGGCAATACGAATCGTGTTCTTTATTTTTGCTTTAAAATATGGTATAATTTACATTGCGCTCGCAGAACTTGTCTCAACTATAATCCACTTTTATGTGAATACGTACTACCCTGGCAAGATCATGTCTTATGGTCCCTTTTCGCAATTTAAGGATATTGCACCTATAGCTTTGTCTGGCCTCATAATGGGCGGGCTCACTTTTTCTATTTTATTCTTCATTGATTCCAACTTAATTAAATTGGTTGTTGCCCCCATCGTGGCACTCCCAATATATGCTATGTTTATTAAGGCATTTAAAATTGAGGAGTCATCTATAATGGTCAAAAAAACAAAAGGATTTTTTAAAAATAAATGA
- a CDS encoding glycosyltransferase has protein sequence MRTKKNITFFVNPMGYGTLGKYDYNILSNIEKHKTLYLCNTQTQFSDFDGDIKRIYDYSSKRGLGKIWSYLKSQSLLLKMVGKYKPRSIHFQWLKIPYLDFFLLLILNSKKIKTILTVHNVLPHGSGNKYHFIYKKIYSKVNTLIAHTDRTKEELSETFNVKKDKIEVIPHGTFKTEGLNRSEINIIKEQLLKNEGLQNKTVFGALGRINPYKGIELIVDAWMSISTEERNKMHLIIAGEGESPVLNTLQGADNTTIINKAVSNEEFYAFLEISDYVLLPYLKISQSGFLLTALNEKKRVIVSDKGGLTEPFRFGSIGYVLDDLKVETLKNTILKATKNKEKHPDEKVWSRIFDYYDWKSIAKMTEKLY, from the coding sequence ATGCGAACAAAAAAAAATATAACCTTTTTTGTCAATCCCATGGGCTATGGTACACTTGGGAAATACGACTATAATATTTTATCCAACATAGAAAAGCACAAAACATTGTACCTCTGCAACACGCAGACCCAATTTAGCGATTTTGATGGAGACATAAAAAGGATATATGACTACTCTTCCAAAAGGGGATTAGGTAAAATATGGAGTTATCTTAAAAGTCAGTCTTTGCTTTTAAAAATGGTAGGTAAGTACAAACCCAGGTCAATACACTTTCAATGGCTTAAAATACCATATCTGGATTTTTTTCTCCTGTTGATCCTAAATAGTAAAAAAATAAAAACCATCTTAACGGTGCATAATGTGCTTCCGCATGGTTCTGGCAACAAATACCACTTTATTTACAAAAAGATATACTCTAAAGTAAATACGTTGATTGCACACACGGACAGAACAAAAGAAGAGCTATCGGAAACCTTCAATGTTAAAAAAGATAAGATTGAGGTGATTCCACATGGAACTTTTAAAACGGAAGGTTTAAATAGGTCCGAAATAAATATAATTAAAGAACAGCTCTTAAAGAATGAGGGATTACAAAACAAAACCGTTTTTGGTGCCCTTGGAAGAATTAATCCCTACAAGGGTATAGAACTGATCGTAGATGCCTGGATGTCAATTTCAACAGAAGAAAGAAACAAAATGCATCTTATCATAGCCGGTGAAGGAGAGTCGCCTGTGCTTAATACACTGCAAGGCGCTGACAATACCACAATTATCAACAAAGCTGTTTCAAATGAAGAGTTTTATGCATTTTTGGAAATCTCCGACTACGTACTCCTGCCCTATCTTAAGATTTCGCAAAGTGGGTTTCTATTGACCGCGCTCAATGAGAAAAAAAGGGTCATAGTCTCCGACAAAGGTGGTTTAACAGAGCCCTTTCGTTTTGGAAGTATCGGGTACGTTTTGGATGACTTAAAAGTGGAAACCTTAAAAAATACTATTCTCAAGGCAACAAAAAACAAAGAGAAACATCCTGATGAAAAGGTATGGTCAAGGATTTTTGATTATTATGATTGGAAGAGCATCGCGAAAATGACTGAGAAACTTTATTGA
- a CDS encoding glycosyltransferase — protein sequence MDSELACDFYFGDSANTPIKQMDLDSLKGFKKILINKTVSRWKYYWLKGSAKLIFKPYRYYILSGGSKYLSHWFILIFAKILNKKVIVWTHGMKGNKVGVAKFLDILFYKLSHKVLLYGNLSKNVMLREGFKENKLIPIYNSLDYLVQKKIRDRIGPSSIYSDHFRNNFPTLFYIGRIQWSKRLDMLIEALSILNAKGNHCNLIIIGKDVEDVNLPKLVAQHGLEDKVWFYGPCYDEHKIGTMMFNADLCVSPGPIGLTAVHAMTFGLPIVTNDNFELQMPEHEVITKGMTGGFFKENNLESLVGKILEWTNLSKEKRNQVRNDAYEVVDTKYNPIFQLEVLKKIVS from the coding sequence ATGGACTCTGAACTTGCCTGCGATTTCTATTTTGGAGATTCTGCAAACACACCCATTAAGCAAATGGATTTGGACAGTTTAAAGGGCTTTAAAAAAATATTGATAAATAAAACGGTATCAAGATGGAAGTATTACTGGCTCAAAGGTTCTGCAAAATTAATTTTTAAACCCTATAGATATTATATCCTATCGGGTGGGTCAAAATACCTTTCCCATTGGTTTATATTGATTTTCGCCAAAATTCTCAACAAAAAAGTAATCGTTTGGACCCATGGCATGAAGGGAAATAAAGTTGGAGTCGCTAAATTTCTGGATATATTGTTCTACAAGTTAAGTCACAAGGTGTTGTTATATGGCAATCTATCCAAAAACGTAATGCTTCGCGAAGGGTTTAAAGAAAATAAGTTAATTCCCATTTATAATTCCTTGGATTACTTGGTACAAAAGAAAATTCGAGATCGAATAGGTCCCTCTTCCATTTATTCGGACCATTTTAGAAATAACTTCCCTACACTTTTTTATATAGGAAGAATACAATGGTCCAAACGACTTGACATGCTAATTGAGGCATTGAGTATTCTAAACGCAAAAGGAAACCATTGCAATCTTATTATTATTGGTAAGGATGTGGAAGATGTAAACCTACCAAAATTGGTTGCTCAGCACGGTTTGGAGGATAAAGTATGGTTCTACGGACCATGTTATGATGAACATAAAATTGGAACAATGATGTTCAATGCGGATTTGTGTGTGTCGCCAGGACCAATAGGCCTTACTGCTGTGCATGCAATGACTTTCGGATTACCTATTGTAACAAATGACAATTTTGAACTCCAAATGCCAGAGCATGAAGTCATAACAAAAGGGATGACCGGAGGTTTTTTTAAAGAAAATAACTTGGAAAGTTTGGTTGGAAAAATCCTGGAATGGACGAACTTGTCAAAAGAGAAAAGAAATCAAGTACGAAATGACGCCTATGAAGTCGTTGATACTAAGTATAATCCAATATTTCAATTAGAAGTATTGAAAAAAATAGTAAGCTGA
- a CDS encoding glycosyltransferase family 4 protein yields MNVLWVVNTIFPDLATALNQKTPTAGGWMYGLAKDLCGMGIKLTVVTARPSVPKFQKEIGGITYYLLSGSVSREKYDRSLETEWQNITAQIKPHLVHIHGTEYAHGLALINACPELVYVTSIQGLIYSYTKYYFGGIPSKDFYRHITFRDIFKQDSVFQAYKKFKKKGIDIELTYLRRIQDFIGRTQWDFDQVKTVNPGSNYHFCNESLRDPFYTSKKWDILSKTEHTIFLSQAGYPLKGLHKVIEASVIVKKFFPKLAIRIAGSNITKKNTLKDKMSIKGYGSYINSLIKKNGLQDQVTFTGPLNADQMVEEYLNAHIFICPSSIENSPNSLGEAQLLGVPCISSYVGGVADMVTDKETGLLYRFEEVVMLAQRIMDIFKDNQLAKTLSKNGMEAASDRHDRDKNASRLVEIYNTLGKKNDVE; encoded by the coding sequence ATGAATGTGCTTTGGGTGGTCAACACCATATTTCCGGATTTAGCGACCGCACTAAATCAAAAAACACCTACCGCTGGTGGTTGGATGTATGGTTTGGCAAAGGATTTATGTGGAATGGGTATAAAACTCACCGTGGTAACGGCAAGGCCCAGCGTGCCCAAATTTCAAAAAGAAATAGGGGGAATTACGTATTATCTACTAAGTGGATCGGTCTCCCGGGAAAAATACGATCGTTCATTGGAGACCGAATGGCAAAATATTACTGCCCAGATAAAGCCACATCTCGTGCATATTCATGGAACAGAGTACGCCCATGGCCTGGCCCTAATAAACGCTTGTCCAGAATTGGTTTATGTTACCTCCATCCAAGGTCTTATTTACTCTTACACAAAATATTATTTTGGGGGAATACCATCAAAAGACTTCTATCGCCATATCACCTTTAGGGATATATTTAAACAAGATTCTGTTTTTCAAGCATATAAAAAATTCAAAAAGAAAGGGATAGATATTGAACTGACCTATCTTAGAAGAATACAAGATTTTATAGGAAGGACACAATGGGATTTTGATCAGGTAAAAACGGTCAATCCCGGTTCAAACTATCACTTTTGCAATGAATCCCTTCGAGACCCATTCTACACTTCCAAAAAATGGGATATCTTGTCAAAAACAGAGCATACTATATTTCTAAGTCAAGCAGGTTATCCTTTAAAGGGACTCCATAAAGTGATTGAAGCTTCCGTAATTGTCAAAAAGTTTTTTCCAAAGCTTGCAATTAGGATTGCGGGAAGTAATATTACAAAAAAGAATACCCTAAAAGATAAAATGAGTATCAAAGGATATGGAAGCTATATTAATTCTTTGATCAAAAAAAATGGTTTGCAAGATCAGGTTACCTTTACCGGACCATTGAATGCAGACCAAATGGTCGAAGAATATTTAAATGCCCATATTTTTATCTGTCCATCAAGTATTGAGAACAGCCCAAATTCCCTTGGAGAAGCCCAGTTATTGGGAGTACCCTGTATTTCATCATACGTTGGAGGGGTTGCAGATATGGTAACCGATAAAGAAACCGGATTACTTTATAGGTTTGAAGAGGTTGTGATGTTGGCACAGCGCATTATGGATATATTTAAAGACAATCAACTGGCAAAAACGTTATCAAAAAATGGTATGGAGGCTGCCTCAGATAGACATGATCGAGACAAAAACGCGTCGAGGCTTGTTGAAATCTATAATACATTGGGTAAAAAAAATGATGTTGAGTAA
- a CDS encoding O-antigen ligase family protein — MHKLIAEILFYFRRLGIHIVGLFCFFLIDPFQKNFLAGYALTGFVYLKKDFLLKRLDFDFLLIQAFAIVYGLFSIIDPDIFTQTVIFYGVFPPVFFMLGRYFMSKTPNLESIFYIFFTVGLLYSLSALISVTVNLKGGGFANFDRSIPMIWNGSKPIKATLMAAFLTFNMCIPALLLVKLKKFNIQFKAIAAIIFVQSLLCVFRLGSRTQLAIFLISTVLTLIFIIPKQSLNQNFKLFFSLVFVAVLVFLYVPFDLDSEYMSTLGRRLQNSDNTGSAGGRTKLWSMSIENIFKSPLGWDKEEFGYSHNLWLDVARIHGVIPFILLVVYSIRSILNTKKAILLSNGHLSVTTIFFSLILASNLMFFVEPVTEGIFSFFLVYCFFQGFIKEYIMIVQRKKQHLGKKEALPDHRRAETQSI, encoded by the coding sequence ATGCATAAACTTATAGCGGAAATTTTATTTTATTTTAGGCGGTTGGGTATCCATATCGTAGGTCTCTTTTGTTTTTTTCTCATAGATCCTTTTCAGAAGAATTTTTTGGCAGGATATGCCCTGACCGGATTTGTTTATCTAAAAAAGGATTTTTTGTTAAAGCGTCTTGATTTTGATTTTCTTCTTATCCAAGCTTTTGCTATCGTATATGGGCTTTTTTCAATTATTGATCCAGATATATTTACACAAACGGTAATTTTCTATGGTGTATTTCCTCCCGTGTTTTTTATGCTGGGCAGGTATTTTATGAGTAAGACACCTAATCTTGAAAGTATTTTCTACATTTTTTTTACAGTTGGTTTACTTTATTCATTGTCAGCTTTAATATCTGTAACGGTAAATTTAAAGGGTGGTGGATTTGCAAATTTTGATCGCTCTATTCCCATGATCTGGAATGGTAGCAAACCCATTAAAGCAACATTAATGGCTGCGTTTTTGACCTTCAACATGTGCATTCCCGCCTTATTGCTGGTAAAACTCAAAAAGTTTAATATTCAGTTTAAGGCCATAGCGGCCATCATTTTTGTGCAATCGCTGTTATGCGTATTTCGTCTGGGCAGTAGAACGCAATTGGCCATTTTTCTAATATCAACTGTATTGACTTTGATTTTCATTATCCCAAAACAATCGTTGAACCAAAATTTTAAACTCTTTTTTTCATTGGTCTTTGTTGCAGTTCTAGTATTTCTGTATGTTCCTTTCGATCTGGATTCCGAATACATGTCTACTTTGGGAAGACGTTTACAGAATAGCGATAATACCGGTAGTGCCGGTGGTAGGACCAAATTATGGAGCATGTCCATAGAAAATATTTTTAAAAGCCCTTTGGGTTGGGATAAGGAAGAATTCGGATATAGCCATAATTTATGGCTGGATGTGGCCAGGATCCATGGGGTTATTCCCTTTATTTTATTGGTAGTATACTCTATAAGGTCTATTCTGAACACAAAAAAAGCCATTCTTTTAAGTAATGGGCATCTGAGTGTAACCACCATTTTCTTTTCTTTAATCCTGGCATCCAATCTAATGTTCTTTGTGGAACCAGTAACAGAGGGAATTTTCTCTTTTTTCCTTGTCTATTGCTTTTTTCAGGGTTTCATTAAAGAATATATTATGATAGTTCAAAGAAAAAAACAGCATTTGGGTAAAAAAGAAGCCCTGCCTGACCATAGGCGGGCAGAAACCCAATCAATATAA